The proteins below come from a single Mucilaginibacter mali genomic window:
- a CDS encoding cryptochrome/photolyase family protein — translation MTKAPISIFWFRRDLRLDDNAGLYHALKGGSTVLCLFIFDKSILDGLEDKDDARVTFIYQTIEKLHTQLQKQGSNLLAIYDTAENAWKKVLKEYNVAAVYTNHDYEPYAKARDGQIHQLLKEKNIPFNTYKDQVIFEKDEVTKDDGLPYTVYTPYMRKWYTKLKPFYLKAYPVGKYLHNLYKTGLTAPPTLKEMGFVKSDLKFPDTGYEDVIADYHEKRDFPAIKGTSHIGLHLRFGTVSIRELACKAHHHKDKTWLNELIWREFFMMVLYHFPKTMDHAFRPEYDRIKWRNNEEEFEAWCKGQTGYPIVDAGMRELNETGFMHNRVRMMVASFLSKDLLIDWRWGEQYFARKLLDYEMSSNVGNWQWAAGCGTDAAPYFRIFSPDAQTKRFDPELKYIKKWVPEYADFSRYPKPIVDHAFARDRCLKAFKTAFNK, via the coding sequence ATGACTAAGGCCCCCATCAGCATATTTTGGTTCAGGCGCGATCTGCGGTTGGATGATAATGCCGGATTATACCACGCGCTAAAAGGTGGCTCCACAGTGCTTTGCCTGTTCATATTCGATAAAAGCATACTTGATGGACTGGAAGACAAGGACGATGCCCGGGTAACCTTTATCTATCAAACTATAGAAAAGCTGCACACTCAATTGCAAAAACAAGGCAGCAACCTGCTGGCTATTTACGATACCGCCGAAAATGCCTGGAAGAAAGTTTTAAAGGAGTATAACGTAGCAGCGGTTTATACCAACCACGATTACGAACCTTACGCCAAAGCCCGCGATGGCCAAATCCATCAATTGCTTAAGGAAAAGAACATCCCCTTTAACACCTATAAAGACCAGGTAATATTTGAAAAAGACGAGGTAACCAAGGACGACGGCCTGCCGTACACGGTGTATACGCCTTATATGCGCAAGTGGTATACTAAACTTAAACCTTTTTACCTGAAAGCTTATCCTGTTGGTAAATACCTGCACAACCTGTATAAAACCGGGCTTACAGCACCCCCAACCCTAAAGGAAATGGGCTTTGTAAAAAGCGACCTCAAATTCCCGGATACTGGTTATGAGGATGTGATAGCCGATTATCATGAAAAACGCGACTTCCCTGCCATAAAAGGCACATCGCACATTGGCCTGCACCTGCGCTTTGGTACCGTAAGCATTCGCGAACTGGCGTGCAAGGCACATCATCATAAAGATAAAACATGGCTGAATGAGTTGATTTGGCGCGAGTTTTTTATGATGGTACTATATCATTTCCCAAAAACTATGGATCATGCCTTTCGCCCGGAGTACGACCGTATAAAATGGCGCAACAACGAAGAAGAGTTTGAAGCCTGGTGCAAGGGCCAAACCGGCTACCCTATTGTTGATGCCGGCATGCGCGAACTGAACGAAACCGGTTTTATGCACAACCGCGTACGCATGATGGTAGCCAGCTTTTTAAGTAAAGACCTGTTAATCGATTGGCGCTGGGGCGAACAATACTTCGCCCGTAAATTGCTGGATTATGAAATGAGCAGTAACGTAGGTAACTGGCAATGGGCCGCGGGCTGTGGTACTGATGCCGCGCCCTACTTCAGGATATTTAGTCCCGACGCGCAAACCAAACGTTTCGACCCCGAACTGAAGTACATAAAAAAATGGGTTCCGGAATATGCCGACTTTAGCCGGTATCCAAAACCCATCGTCGATCACGCTTTCGCGCGCGACCGTTGTCTTAAGGCATTTAAAACCGCCTTCAATAAATAA
- a CDS encoding FKBP-type peptidyl-prolyl cis-trans isomerase, translating to MKRILFTLLFFCVAAGLFSCRKSTDLNIKQFDDQEMQNYISGNGLTGMQRDLSAGDTTGIYYKILSAGTGSAVDFPDKVAIVFTVRSFDGQFIAADTIVNHVYNYVGHLTSNNLPQGVQLALINILKKKGTRARVLIPSHLGYGSSGFGTGSSDANNRVKGNQGLDYYINLINTDKVTDPVSGKQVSGQDVYDDAVCKNYIAANNLTGYTKTTSGLYYKILQAGSGASITNTSTVSVQYTGYLLNGFMTGDQYNNDTGVGISTELSSEVKAGFVEGLQLVTPGAKLSLIMPSRMAYGTISAANGTIPVNSCMRYEMNVLSID from the coding sequence ATGAAACGAATACTTTTTACGCTATTGTTTTTTTGTGTGGCCGCCGGGTTGTTCTCGTGCCGTAAAAGCACCGATTTGAACATAAAACAATTTGACGACCAGGAAATGCAGAATTACATCAGCGGTAACGGACTTACCGGGATGCAGCGTGATCTGTCGGCAGGTGATACTACAGGCATTTATTACAAAATACTTAGCGCCGGCACCGGATCGGCCGTTGATTTCCCGGATAAGGTAGCAATAGTTTTTACGGTAAGAAGTTTCGACGGACAATTTATAGCCGCAGATACCATTGTTAACCATGTTTACAATTATGTAGGGCACCTAACAAGTAATAACTTGCCACAAGGTGTGCAACTGGCCCTTATTAATATATTAAAGAAAAAAGGTACAAGGGCGCGCGTGCTGATACCATCGCACCTTGGCTATGGCTCATCGGGTTTTGGAACGGGTAGCAGCGATGCTAATAACAGGGTAAAGGGTAACCAGGGCCTTGATTATTATATCAACCTTATTAATACAGATAAGGTTACCGACCCGGTAAGTGGCAAGCAAGTGAGCGGGCAGGACGTTTACGATGACGCGGTTTGCAAAAATTACATTGCCGCCAATAATCTTACCGGTTATACTAAAACAACATCGGGCCTTTACTACAAGATATTGCAGGCCGGCAGCGGCGCATCTATCACAAATACATCTACCGTATCTGTACAATATACCGGTTATTTATTGAATGGGTTTATGACTGGCGACCAGTATAATAACGACACAGGTGTAGGTATAAGCACAGAATTATCCAGCGAAGTTAAGGCAGGTTTTGTTGAAGGGTTGCAATTGGTAACACCAGGTGCTAAACTATCATTAATTATGCCATCCAGGATGGCTTACGGCACTATCTCTGCCGCTAATGGCACTATCCCGGTTAATAGCTGCATGCGTTACGAGATGAATGTACTATCGATAGATTAA
- a CDS encoding FKBP-type peptidyl-prolyl cis-trans isomerase — MIRVLITCLCVLAIAGCKKSDDAIKKVQAQAKIDDQLIVDYISKNNLQATKVMIGNADTTGVWFINTQTGNEAALITNSSLLTVGYEGRVMGSSKVFTQTTNFHPSYRLGDMIKGWQYGLTKSQVKKGGKVRLLIASRYAYGPYDQLSLGLQANSILDFDIELFDVTN; from the coding sequence ATGATTAGGGTATTGATCACTTGTTTATGCGTGTTAGCTATCGCGGGTTGCAAAAAATCTGACGATGCTATAAAAAAAGTGCAGGCACAGGCCAAAATTGATGACCAGCTGATTGTTGATTATATCAGCAAAAATAACCTGCAGGCAACTAAAGTGATGATAGGCAATGCCGATACTACCGGTGTATGGTTTATAAACACCCAAACCGGTAACGAGGCCGCGCTGATCACTAACTCATCGTTGTTAACTGTGGGTTATGAAGGCAGGGTGATGGGGAGCAGTAAGGTGTTTACGCAAACAACTAATTTTCATCCATCGTACAGGCTGGGTGATATGATAAAGGGCTGGCAATATGGCCTTACCAAATCGCAAGTGAAAAAAGGCGGTAAGGTGCGTTTGCTCATAGCATCCAGGTATGCTTATGGCCCATACGATCAGTTGTCGCTGGGTTTGCAGGCCAATTCGATACTTGATTTTGATATTGAACTTTTTGATGTAACGAACTAA
- a CDS encoding MarR family winged helix-turn-helix transcriptional regulator, with protein sequence MKHQETIDYFLKIVWQTVANRYNQLVADFGITQSIGYLLINIDEKEGNTVSEVAALLGLKSTSLSRMLTQLEQMDLIYRESNKGDKRSVKIYLTDLGKEKRHLARALVKQFNNYLNAHISEKDKDQLINTLKKINTLTLNFKPE encoded by the coding sequence ATAAAACACCAGGAAACTATAGACTACTTTTTGAAGATAGTTTGGCAAACGGTTGCTAACCGCTACAACCAGTTAGTGGCCGATTTTGGCATTACTCAATCTATCGGTTACCTGCTTATTAATATTGATGAGAAGGAGGGGAACACCGTATCGGAAGTTGCCGCGTTGCTTGGGCTAAAATCAACCAGCCTTTCGCGCATGCTGACCCAATTGGAACAGATGGACCTCATCTACCGCGAATCGAACAAAGGCGATAAACGCTCTGTTAAAATATACCTTACCGACCTGGGGAAAGAAAAACGCCACCTGGCGCGTGCGCTTGTTAAGCAGTTTAACAATTACCTGAATGCCCACATCAGCGAAAAGGATAAAGATCAACTGATCAATACCCTTAAGAAGATCAATACACTCACGCTAAATTTCAAGCCGGAATAA
- a CDS encoding DUF2892 domain-containing protein, translating into MSNIVRLIIACVIMGAAVTMAGFGIWGWGILVLFLGGVVLLSFFFNENMIIAQFYLRKENSEKAEGWLLKITDYEKQLHKNQYGYYNLLMGLIESRRTPMKSEKYFKKSLSLGMRMSHNVALAKLSLAGIAMAKRNKREAQMYLQEAAKDDKNKLLAEQIKMMKGQMAQMDKQVVRGYRNF; encoded by the coding sequence ATGTCAAATATTGTTCGCTTAATTATAGCGTGTGTGATAATGGGTGCTGCCGTAACCATGGCCGGTTTTGGCATTTGGGGCTGGGGGATACTGGTGTTGTTTTTAGGAGGCGTAGTATTATTAAGCTTCTTCTTTAACGAGAATATGATCATCGCGCAGTTTTACCTGCGTAAAGAAAATTCGGAAAAAGCCGAGGGATGGTTACTGAAAATAACCGACTACGAAAAGCAACTGCACAAAAATCAGTACGGTTACTATAACCTGCTGATGGGCTTGATCGAATCGCGCCGCACGCCGATGAAATCAGAAAAATATTTCAAAAAATCGTTAAGCCTGGGTATGCGCATGTCGCACAATGTGGCGCTGGCTAAACTAAGCCTGGCAGGTATCGCTATGGCCAAACGTAACAAGCGCGAAGCACAAATGTATTTGCAGGAAGCTGCAAAGGACGATAAAAATAAACTGCTGGCCGAACAGATAAAAATGATGAAGGGCCAGATGGCACAGATGGATAAGCAGGTTGTACGCGGTTACCGCAATTTTTAA
- the ung gene encoding uracil-DNA glycosylase: MSIGLPPSWLDVLKGEFDKPYMAQLKKFLQQEKEAGKVVYPRNADIFNAFNKTPFDKVKVVILGQDPYHGPNQAHGLSFSVQKGIDIPRSLINIYKELATDIPGFVKPSHGNLESWAEQGVLLLNATLTVRAAEAASHQKKGWEQFTDEVIHTLSEKKKGLVFILWGAYAQSKIPLIDQSKHHIIKSVHPSPLSVERGFWGSKPFSKANAFLEKEGETPIDWQIR; encoded by the coding sequence ATGTCGATAGGATTACCGCCATCGTGGCTGGATGTTTTAAAGGGCGAATTTGATAAGCCATACATGGCCCAACTGAAAAAATTCCTGCAGCAGGAAAAGGAAGCCGGCAAGGTAGTTTATCCCCGCAATGCCGATATTTTTAACGCGTTTAATAAAACTCCGTTTGATAAAGTAAAGGTGGTGATATTGGGGCAAGACCCCTACCACGGCCCCAACCAGGCGCACGGCCTGTCGTTCTCGGTACAAAAGGGCATCGATATCCCACGGTCGCTTATTAATATCTATAAAGAGCTTGCTACCGATATCCCTGGCTTTGTGAAGCCATCACACGGCAACCTGGAAAGCTGGGCCGAACAAGGAGTACTGCTGCTGAACGCCACGCTAACCGTCCGTGCAGCCGAGGCCGCATCGCACCAAAAAAAGGGTTGGGAGCAATTTACTGATGAGGTGATCCACACACTATCCGAAAAAAAGAAAGGACTGGTATTTATCCTTTGGGGAGCCTATGCCCAATCAAAAATACCGCTGATAGATCAAAGCAAGCACCACATCATTAAATCGGTACACCCATCGCCCCTATCGGTAGAGCGTGGTTTTTGGGGTTCGAAACCCTTTTCGAAAGCTAACGCGTTTTTGGAAAAAGAGGGAGAGACGCCGATTGATTGGCAGATACGTTAA
- a CDS encoding Lrp/AsnC family transcriptional regulator — translation MAAELDKTDLQILRILQENGRITNLQLSNEIGLSPAPTLERVRKLENAEYIKSYHALVDEEKLGLGIKTFIQISLDFHQKNTIQIFLDEIQNIKEITECHHVTGQCDFLLKVYVSNIKAYEQLIMEKISRIPVVKTFQTMMIMSTSKKEPIVPLEY, via the coding sequence ATGGCAGCAGAACTTGATAAAACAGACTTACAGATACTAAGAATACTACAGGAAAACGGGCGTATTACCAACCTGCAGTTGTCAAACGAAATTGGCCTTTCGCCGGCGCCAACGCTTGAGCGTGTGCGCAAACTGGAAAACGCCGAATACATAAAAAGCTATCATGCCCTGGTAGATGAGGAGAAGCTGGGCCTGGGTATTAAAACCTTTATCCAGATCTCGCTGGACTTTCACCAGAAGAACACCATCCAGATTTTTTTGGATGAGATACAAAACATCAAAGAGATTACCGAGTGCCACCACGTAACTGGTCAGTGCGACTTTTTGCTGAAAGTTTACGTAAGCAATATCAAAGCCTACGAGCAACTGATCATGGAAAAGATCAGCCGCATCCCCGTGGTAAAAACCTTCCAGACGATGATGATCATGTCGACCAGTAAAAAGGAGCCGATAGTGCCGTTGGAGTATTGA
- a CDS encoding metal-dependent transcriptional regulator, translating to MNTFTEENYLKTIYHCVLDSGSASTNQIAAATNTRAASVTDMLKKLAEKQLINYTRYQGVTLTEEGEKIALGIIRKHRLWEYFLVEKLDFKWDEVHEMAEELEHISSTELIDRLDKFMEYPKYDPHGDPIPDRDGKFKRQELKPVSGMVIGQSGVVAGVGDHSPAYLQYLEKASLTLGTSLTVVEVVAYDHSVIIQIDNKKVNISREVAKNLLVAI from the coding sequence ATGAATACTTTTACCGAGGAGAATTATCTTAAGACCATATACCACTGCGTGTTAGATTCGGGCAGCGCCAGCACCAACCAAATAGCCGCGGCCACTAATACCCGCGCCGCGTCGGTTACCGATATGCTGAAAAAGCTGGCCGAAAAGCAACTCATTAACTATACCAGGTACCAGGGGGTAACCCTGACCGAAGAAGGCGAGAAGATAGCCTTAGGCATCATCCGCAAGCACCGCTTATGGGAATACTTTTTGGTAGAAAAGCTGGATTTTAAATGGGACGAGGTGCACGAAATGGCCGAGGAACTGGAACACATTTCATCAACCGAGTTGATTGACCGCCTGGATAAGTTTATGGAATATCCTAAGTACGATCCACACGGCGACCCTATCCCCGACCGTGATGGCAAGTTTAAACGGCAGGAATTGAAACCGGTATCGGGCATGGTGATTGGCCAAAGCGGCGTAGTAGCCGGCGTTGGCGATCATTCGCCAGCGTATTTGCAATACCTCGAAAAAGCATCGCTAACACTGGGGACCAGCCTAACTGTAGTAGAAGTAGTAGCGTACGATCATTCGGTGATCATACAGATCGACAACAAGAAGGTAAACATCAGCCGCGAGGTGGCGAAAAACTTATTGGTGGCTATATGA
- a CDS encoding Nramp family divalent metal transporter, with protein MSKKHTQAQSLANVHSTVDTNKATGWKRLLAFIGPAYLVSVGYMDPGNWATDIAGGSAFGYKLIWVLFASNMIALLLQSLAARLGIVRGLDLAQASKHNYPPFVNFWLYILAQIAIIACDLAEIIGMAIGLKLLFNLPLIWGVSLTITDTVLMLWLMNKGMRKLEGFIVSMIFIIGLSFLIEMFIVKPDVMEIAKGFLPNNLFKGDKVSQQMLYIAIGIIGATVMPHNLYLHSSLVQTRKINRTNEGIRSAIKFNLFDTTIALNLAFFVNAAILILAASAFFRNGYFEVAEIQDAYKLLEHIFGTTAPVLFAVALIASGQSSTITGTLAGQIIMEGHINLRIEPWMRRLLTRLLAILPAVFTILHYGESGLGGLIILSQVVLSLQLGFAVIPLIHFTSDKKRMGDFAISTKVKIVAWASAILIVSLNAKLVVDQVNEWLKESPNSIWMYAVIIPVVIGVGLLLIYVFIRPLIFKYRETPNYVPHGLAEALDEMDPITYHHIGITIDFSKNDKDTIRHAMMQGGKRAKYTLIHVVETAGARYHGTEVMDHETQSDVDNLDKYVEEIKTLGYHASAQIGYGFPADAITTVVKKQEVDFLVMGSHGHKVLKDLIYGSTVDKVRHNVNIPVLIVKPPKR; from the coding sequence ATGAGCAAAAAACATACACAAGCGCAATCTTTAGCAAACGTACACAGCACGGTTGATACCAATAAGGCCACCGGCTGGAAGCGCCTGCTGGCATTTATAGGCCCGGCTTACTTAGTGAGCGTAGGCTATATGGATCCCGGCAACTGGGCTACCGACATTGCCGGCGGCAGCGCCTTTGGCTATAAACTGATCTGGGTGCTGTTCGCCTCGAACATGATCGCCCTACTGTTGCAATCGCTTGCAGCGCGATTAGGCATTGTACGCGGATTGGACCTGGCACAGGCATCAAAGCATAACTACCCGCCCTTTGTTAATTTTTGGCTATATATACTGGCGCAAATAGCCATCATCGCCTGCGATCTGGCCGAGATCATCGGGATGGCCATCGGTTTAAAACTGCTGTTCAACCTGCCGCTGATATGGGGCGTATCGCTTACCATTACCGACACCGTGCTGATGCTTTGGCTGATGAACAAGGGCATGCGCAAGCTGGAGGGCTTTATTGTATCGATGATCTTTATTATCGGCCTGTCGTTTTTGATAGAGATGTTTATTGTAAAGCCCGATGTAATGGAAATTGCCAAAGGCTTTTTGCCCAATAACCTGTTTAAGGGCGATAAGGTAAGCCAGCAAATGTTGTACATCGCCATCGGGATCATCGGCGCCACGGTGATGCCCCATAATTTGTACCTGCACTCGTCGCTGGTGCAAACCCGCAAGATCAACCGTACTAACGAGGGGATCCGCTCGGCCATTAAGTTCAATTTATTCGATACCACCATCGCCCTTAACCTGGCCTTTTTTGTAAACGCGGCGATATTGATACTGGCCGCCAGCGCCTTTTTCCGTAACGGTTATTTTGAAGTGGCCGAGATCCAGGACGCCTATAAACTGCTGGAACATATCTTCGGCACAACAGCCCCGGTGTTGTTTGCTGTAGCGCTGATCGCCTCCGGGCAAAGTTCAACCATTACCGGTACGCTGGCCGGACAAATTATTATGGAGGGGCATATCAATCTGCGTATTGAACCATGGATGCGCCGCCTGTTGACCCGTTTGCTGGCCATCCTGCCGGCAGTATTCACGATATTACATTACGGCGAAAGCGGCCTTGGCGGACTCATCATCCTAAGCCAGGTGGTATTAAGTTTGCAACTGGGCTTCGCCGTTATACCGTTGATCCACTTTACATCAGATAAAAAGCGCATGGGCGATTTTGCCATCAGCACTAAAGTTAAAATAGTAGCCTGGGCCAGCGCCATACTCATCGTATCGTTAAATGCCAAGCTGGTGGTAGACCAGGTAAACGAATGGCTGAAGGAAAGCCCTAACAGCATATGGATGTACGCTGTGATAATTCCGGTGGTGATTGGCGTGGGGCTATTGCTTATCTACGTATTTATCCGTCCGCTGATATTTAAGTATCGCGAAACGCCTAACTATGTGCCGCATGGCTTGGCTGAGGCTTTGGACGAGATGGATCCCATTACGTATCATCACATCGGCATCACCATCGATTTTTCGAAGAACGATAAAGACACCATCCGCCACGCGATGATGCAGGGTGGCAAAAGGGCTAAATACACGCTGATACACGTAGTAGAAACCGCAGGCGCGCGTTACCATGGTACCGAAGTAATGGACCATGAGACCCAAAGTGACGTGGATAACCTGGATAAGTACGTAGAAGAAATAAAAACCCTGGGCTATCACGCCTCCGCGCAAATTGGTTATGGCTTCCCGGCCGATGCCATTACCACCGTTGTAAAAAAACAGGAGGTTGATTTCCTGGTGATGGGATCGCACGGGCACAAGGTGTTGAAAGACCTGATCTATGGATCGACGGTAGATAAGGTACGCCATAACGTGAATATACCTGTGCTGATTGTTAAGCCGCCTAAGCGGTAG
- the smpB gene encoding SsrA-binding protein SmpB, whose amino-acid sequence MSKENIYIKNKRAYFEYFISDKYVAGIKLLGTEIKSIREGKANLNDAFCTFINGELYVRALHISEYTFGSFYNHEQKRDRVLLLNKKELKKLATKGEEKGFTIVPLALFISERGFAKLEIGLGQGKKLYDKRETMKERDTKVEMDRAMKQ is encoded by the coding sequence ATGAGTAAGGAAAACATCTATATCAAGAATAAAAGGGCTTATTTCGAGTACTTCATATCCGACAAATATGTAGCCGGGATAAAACTGCTTGGTACCGAGATCAAATCCATCCGCGAAGGTAAGGCTAACCTTAACGATGCGTTCTGCACATTTATCAACGGCGAATTATACGTGCGTGCCCTGCACATTTCTGAATATACATTCGGTTCGTTTTACAACCACGAGCAAAAGCGCGACCGGGTACTACTGCTCAATAAAAAGGAGTTGAAAAAACTGGCCACCAAAGGCGAGGAAAAAGGGTTTACGATTGTACCGCTTGCCCTGTTCATCAGCGAGCGTGGCTTTGCCAAATTGGAAATAGGCCTGGGCCAGGGTAAAAAGCTGTACGATAAGCGGGAGACCATGAAGGAGCGCGATACCAAGGTTGAGATGGACCGCGCAATGAAGCAGTAA
- a CDS encoding alpha-galactosidase: MIKKITIGLLAIACFFNAEAQAPKQIAVQTNNISLLLSVGVNGRVYQNYFGKKLLNPADNAALVSTRHEAYITGSMEDQFEPAIKVTHSDGNPSLVLQYVSDAQTKAADGATETSIELKDPKYPVSVVLHYLAYDKEDVIKAWTEIKNAEKSALTLTSYASNMLHFDADKYFLTQFHGDWASEAKMQESELTNGSKVIDSKLGTRANEYTSPLFMLALNKKADETSGEVMLGTLAWTGNFRFQFEVDQLNSLRVITGINPYGSEYHLAPGKTFTTPALVLTYSTTGKGQASRNLHKWARQYGVLDGTQPRMTLLNNWETTGFKFDEQKLVTLFDGANKLGVPLFLLDDGWFGNKYPRVNDKAGLGDWDENKSILPHNIEYLVKQAEAKGVKFGIWIEPEMVNPKSELYEKHPEWILKNPMRDENYQRNQLVLDLTNPKVQDYVYGILDNMMTKNPGIAFIKWDCNRTMSNAYSTYLKDQQSHLYVDYVLSLYKVLDRVRAKYPHLPIMLCSGGGGRTDYGALKYFNEFWLSDDTDPLERIYIQWGYSNFFPSNTMAAHITSWNKTASIKYRTDVAMMGRMGYDIDVDKMTPAELKFSHQAVADYTRLSPVIWQGDLYRLISPYDENRADMMFVSEKKDKAVFFNYFLNKRYKEVMTNVKLQGLDPQKKYKITEINLMEGTKGTMPDNGKTLSGDYLMTIGLGMPRGSTLQQTSNVLELTAQ; encoded by the coding sequence ATGATCAAAAAAATTACCATTGGCCTGTTGGCTATTGCCTGTTTTTTTAATGCCGAAGCACAAGCGCCAAAGCAAATTGCGGTACAAACCAATAACATCAGCCTGCTGTTAAGTGTTGGCGTTAATGGCCGCGTTTACCAAAACTATTTCGGTAAAAAGTTGCTTAACCCGGCCGATAACGCCGCGTTGGTATCCACCCGCCATGAGGCTTATATCACCGGCAGTATGGAAGATCAGTTTGAGCCGGCCATTAAAGTGACCCACTCCGACGGCAACCCATCACTGGTGCTGCAATATGTTAGCGACGCCCAAACCAAAGCCGCCGATGGCGCTACTGAGACCAGCATTGAACTGAAGGACCCGAAATACCCGGTAAGTGTGGTACTGCACTACCTGGCCTACGATAAGGAAGACGTAATAAAAGCCTGGACAGAAATTAAGAACGCCGAAAAAAGCGCGCTTACCTTAACCAGTTATGCATCAAACATGCTGCATTTTGATGCGGATAAATACTTCCTTACACAGTTTCATGGTGATTGGGCTTCCGAAGCGAAGATGCAGGAAAGCGAACTGACCAATGGCAGCAAAGTGATAGACAGTAAACTGGGCACCCGCGCCAACGAATACACCTCTCCCTTGTTTATGCTGGCACTTAATAAAAAGGCCGATGAGACCAGCGGCGAGGTGATGCTGGGCACACTGGCCTGGACAGGCAATTTCCGCTTCCAGTTTGAGGTTGACCAATTGAACAGCCTGCGGGTAATTACCGGTATTAACCCTTACGGATCTGAATATCACCTGGCGCCCGGCAAAACCTTTACCACCCCCGCGCTGGTGCTCACTTACAGCACAACAGGCAAGGGGCAGGCCAGCCGCAACCTGCATAAATGGGCACGCCAATACGGTGTGCTTGATGGCACCCAACCCCGCATGACGCTGCTGAACAACTGGGAAACCACCGGCTTTAAGTTTGATGAGCAGAAGCTGGTAACCTTGTTTGATGGCGCTAATAAATTAGGCGTTCCGCTGTTTCTGCTTGATGACGGCTGGTTTGGTAATAAGTACCCTCGTGTGAACGATAAAGCAGGCTTGGGCGATTGGGACGAGAATAAATCTATCCTGCCGCACAATATCGAATACCTGGTAAAGCAGGCCGAAGCCAAAGGTGTTAAATTTGGTATTTGGATTGAGCCCGAAATGGTGAACCCCAAAAGCGAACTGTACGAAAAGCATCCCGAATGGATATTGAAAAACCCCATGCGCGATGAGAACTATCAGCGTAACCAGTTAGTGCTCGATTTGACCAATCCCAAGGTGCAGGACTACGTGTACGGTATTCTGGATAATATGATGACCAAAAACCCAGGCATCGCCTTTATTAAATGGGACTGCAACCGTACCATGAGCAACGCCTATTCTACTTACCTGAAAGATCAGCAAAGTCACCTGTATGTGGATTATGTGCTGAGCCTTTATAAAGTGTTAGACCGCGTACGTGCCAAATATCCGCACCTGCCCATTATGCTATGCAGCGGCGGCGGCGGCCGTACCGATTACGGCGCGCTGAAGTACTTCAACGAGTTTTGGCTGAGCGATGATACCGACCCACTGGAACGTATTTATATACAGTGGGGCTATAGCAATTTCTTTCCGTCGAACACCATGGCGGCGCACATTACCTCGTGGAATAAAACGGCCAGCATTAAATATCGTACCGATGTGGCTATGATGGGACGCATGGGTTACGATATCGATGTAGATAAAATGACACCGGCTGAGTTGAAATTTAGCCACCAGGCTGTTGCCGATTATACCCGGCTAAGCCCGGTGATCTGGCAGGGCGATCTGTACCGCCTGATATCTCCTTACGATGAGAACCGTGCCGACATGATGTTTGTGAGCGAGAAAAAAGATAAAGCCGTATTTTTTAATTACTTCCTAAATAAGCGCTACAAGGAGGTAATGACCAACGTAAAACTGCAAGGCCTTGACCCGCAAAAGAAATATAAGATCACCGAAATTAACCTGATGGAAGGCACTAAAGGCACCATGCCCGACAATGGCAAAACCCTCAGCGGCGATTACCTGATGACCATCGGCCTCGGCATGCCAAGAGGCAGCACGCTACAGCAAACCAGTAACGTGCTTGAATTAACCGCCCAATAG
- a CDS encoding VOC family protein, with product MALKKISIISIPVTDQQRAKEFYLKAGFKLIVENAMPGQTWIQLGIPGAETSITLVNWFPNMPAGSVRGLVIDTNDIEQEVKNMQANGIEPGPIEKTPWGRFATVTDPDGNAFSLHQ from the coding sequence ATGGCCCTCAAAAAGATCAGCATCATATCCATCCCCGTAACCGACCAGCAACGCGCTAAGGAGTTTTACCTGAAAGCCGGTTTTAAACTGATTGTAGAAAATGCCATGCCCGGCCAAACGTGGATACAGTTAGGTATCCCCGGCGCCGAAACCAGCATTACCCTTGTTAATTGGTTCCCCAATATGCCGGCGGGCAGCGTGCGCGGCCTGGTGATTGATACCAATGACATCGAACAGGAAGTAAAGAACATGCAGGCTAACGGCATTGAACCCGGCCCGATTGAGAAAACACCCTGGGGCAGGTTCGCTACAGTTACCGATCCTGACGGTAACGCGTTTAGCCTGCACCAGTAA